A section of the Suncus etruscus isolate mSunEtr1 chromosome X, mSunEtr1.pri.cur, whole genome shotgun sequence genome encodes:
- the HCFC1 gene encoding host cell factor 1 isoform X5, whose amino-acid sequence MASAVSPANSPAVLLQPRWKRVVGWSGPVPRPRHGHRAVAIKELIVVFGGGNEGIVDELHVYNTATNQWFIPAVRGDIPPGCAAYGFVCDGTRLLVFGGMVEYGKYSNDLYELQASRWEWKRLKAKTPKNGPPPCPRLGHSFSLVGNKCYLFGGLANDSEDPKNNIPRYLNDLYILELRPGSGVVAWDIPITYGVLPPPRESHTAVVYTEKDNKKSKLVIYGGMSGCRLGDLWTLDIETLTWNKPSLSGVAPLPRSLHSATTIGNKMYVFGGWVPLVMDDVKVATHEKEWKCTNTLACLNLDSMAWETILMDTLEDNIPRARAGHCAVAINTRLYIWSGRDGYRKAWNNQVCCKDLWYLETEKPPPPARVQLVRANTNSLEVSWGAVATADSYLLQLQKYDIPATAATATSPTPNPVPSVPANPPKSPAPAAAAPAVQPLTQVGITLLPQAAAAPTTTTTIQVLPTVPGSSISVPATARNQGVPAVLKVTGPQATAGTPLVTMRPASQAGKAPVTMTSLPAGVRMVVPAQSAQGTVIGSNPQMSGMAALAAAAAATQKIPPSSAPTVLSVPAGTTIVKTVAVTPGTTTLPATVKVASSPVMVSNPATRMLKTAAAQVGTSVSSAANTSTRPIITVHKSGTVTVAQQAQVVTTVVGGVTKTITLVKSPISVPGGSALISNLGKVMSVVQTKPVQTSAVTGQASTGPVTQIIQTKGPLPAGTILKLVTSADGKPTTIITTTQASGAGTKPTILGISSVTPSTTKPGTTTIIKTIPMSAIITQAGATGVSSTPGIKSPITIITTKVMTSGTGTPAKIITAVPKIATGHGQQGVTQVVLKGAPGQPGTFLRTVPMGGVRLVTPVTVSAVKPAVTTLVVKGTTGVTTLGTVTGTVSTSLAGAGGHSTSASLATPITTLGTIATLSSQVINPTAITVSAAQTTLTAAGALTTPTITMQPVAQPTQVTLITAPSGVEAQPVHDLPVSILASPTTEQPTATVTIADSGQGDVQPGTVTLVCSNPPCETHETGTTNTATTTVVANLGGHPPVPQVQFVCERQEAASLVTSAVAQQNGSVVRMCSNPPCETHETGTTNTATTATSNMVGQLGCSNPPCETHETGTTNTATTATSNMAGQLGCSNPPCETHETGTTNTATNAVASMGVGRLPCTTASAPTIVRVSLAAGMPKGAQAAASCQTRQTSSTSTTMTVMVPGAALLGGQRPCGPVAGLSQLVSVGHPAEVPHNPSASSLGAGDPTGTVTALEALLGPVTQVCSNPPCETHETGTTNTATTSNAGGAQRVCSNPPCETHETGTTHTPTTATSSGSAGQPEGGQPPPANRPCETHQTTSTGTTMSVSMGALLPDAGPSHRTLDPGAEAAASASLAPPAATALLASFPTQRVCSNPPCETHETGTTHTATTVTSNMSSSQDPPPAASDQGEVESTQSDMASVTSSSVVTTTVSALTRAVTTVTQSTPVPGPSVPPPEELQASPGPRPQLPPRQLLQSAPAALMAEPAEVLAAAPPPELQGAVDLSSTADPPSGQEPASSAVVATVVVQPPAPTQSEVEQLALPQELMAEAQGGTTTLMVTGLTPEELAVTAAAEAAAQAAATEEAQALAIQAVLQAAQQAVMGTGEPMDTSDAAAAVTQAELGHLAGEGQEGPATTIPIVLTQQELAALVQQQQLQEAQAQHHLPTEALAPADSLNDPAIESNCLNELAGAVPSTVALLPPTATESLAPSNTFVAPQPVVVASPAKLQAAATLTEVANGIESLGVKQDLPAPPSKAPVKKENQWFDVGVIKGTNVMVTHYFLPPDDAATCDDDSGAVPDYSQLKKQELQPGTAYKFRVAGINACGRGPFSEISAFKTCLPGFPGAPCAIKISKSPDGAHLTWEPPSVTSGKIIEYSVYLAIQSSQAGGEAKSSTPAQLAFMRVYCGPSPSCLVQSSSLSNAHIDYTTKPAIIFRIAARNEKGYGPATQVRWLQETNKDSSGSKPASKRPMASQEMKSAPKKSKADGQ is encoded by the exons ATGGCTTCGGCCGTGTCGCCCGCCAACTCGCCTGCGGTGCTGCTGCAGCCGCGCTGGAAGCGAGTGGTGGGCTGGTCGGGCCCCGTGCCCCGGCCCCGCCACGGCCACCGCGCCGTGGCCATCAAGGAGCTCATCGTGGTGTTCGGCGGCGGCAACGAGGGCATCGTGGACGAGTTGCACGTGTACAACACGG CAACCAACCAGTGGTTTATCCCAGCTGTGCGAGGGGACATCCCCCCAGGGTGTGCAGCCTATGGCTTCGTATGTGATGGCACACGCCTGCTGGTGTTTGGTGGTATGGTGGAATACGGCAAATACAGCAACGACCTCTATGAACTACAG GCCAGTCGCTGGGAGTGGAAGAGACTCAAAGCCAAGACACCCAAGAACGGCCCCCCTCCATGTCCTCGACTTGGACACAGCTTCTCTCTCGTGGGCAACAAATGCTACCTGTTTGGGGGTCTGGCCAACGACAGTGAGGACCCCAAGAACAACATTCCAAG ATATCTGAATGACTTGTACATCCTGGAATTGCGCCCGGGTTCTGGAGTAGTCGCCTGGGACATACCCATCACCTATGGGGTCCTGCCTCCACCCCGAGAGTCGCACACTGCTGTGGTCTACACTGAGAAGGACAACAAGAAGTCCAAGCTGGTTATTTATGGGGGGATGAGTGGCTGCAGACTCGGGGACCTCTGGACCCTGGATATTG AGACACTGACATGGAACAAGCCCAGTCTTAGTGGAGTAGCGCCACTCCCTCGGAGCTTGCACTCAGCCACGACCATCGGAAACAA AATGTACGTCTTTGGTGGCTGGGTTCCTCTCGTCATGGATGACGTCAAGGTGGCCACACATGAGAAGGAGTGGAAGTGCACCAACACATTGGCTTGTCTCAACCTGG ATTCCATGGCCTGGGAGACCATCCTCATGGACACGCTGGAGGACAACATTCCCCGAGCCCGAGCTGGCCACTGTGCTGTCGCCATCAACACCCGCCTGTACATTTGGAGCGGGCGCGACGGCTACCGCAAGGCCTGGAACAACCAGGTGTGCTGTAAGGACCTCTGGTATCTGGAAACAG AAAAGCCACCACCCCCTGCGCGGGTGCAGCTGGTACGAGCCAACACCAACTCCTTGGAGGTGAGCTGGGGGGCGGTGGCCACTGCCGACAGCTACCTTCTGCAGCTCCAGAAATACGACATTCCTGCCACGGCTGCTACGGCCACCTCCCCCACACCCAACCCCGTCCCTTCGGTACCTGCCAACCCCCCCAAGAGCCCGGCCccagctgctgctgctcctgccgTGCAGCCCCTGACCCAGGTGGGCATCACACTCCTGCCTCAGGCAGCTGCTgcgcccaccaccaccaccaccatccaggTCTTGCCGACAGTGCCTGGCAGCTCCATTTCTGTGCCTGCCACAGCCCGAAACCAAG GTGTCCCTGCTGTTCTCAAAGTGACTGGGCCACAGGCCACTGCAGGCACCCCGTTGGTCACCATGAGACCCGCCAGTCAAGCGGGCAAGGCTCCCGTCACCATGACCTCTCTGCCTGCGGGCGTGCGCATGGTCGTCCCTGCCCAGAGTGCCCAGGGGACG GTGATTGGCAGcaacccacagatgagtggtaTGGCTGCCCTGGCAGCTGCCGCTGCGGCCACTCAGAAGATCCCTCCTTCCTCGGCACCCACTGTGCTGAGTGTACCAGCGGGCACCACGATTGTTAAGACAGTGGCTGTGACCCCTGGCACCACCACCCTACCTGCCACAGTGAAGGTGGCTTCCTCGCCCGTCATG GTGAGCAACCCGGCCACACGCATGCTGAAGACCGCTGCTGCTCAGGTGGGCACCTCTGTCTCCTCGGCTGCCAACACATCCACACGGCCCATCATCACAGTGCACAAGTCTGGAACGGTGACTGTGGCCCAGCAGGCCCAGGTGGTGACCACGGTGGTAGGTGGGGTCACCAAGACCATCACTCTGGTGAAGAGTCCCATCTCTGTCCCTGGAGGCAGTGCTCTG ATCTCTAATCTGGGCAAGGTGATGTCGGTTGTCCAGACCAAGCCTGTCCAGACGTCTGCAGTCACAGGCCAGGCATCCACGGGCCCTGTGACCCAGATCATCCAG ACCAAAGGGCCACTGCCTGCTGGAACCATCCTGAAGCTAGTGACCTCAGCCGATGGCAAGCCGACCACTATCATTACTACGACTCAGGCCAGTGGCGCCGGGACTAAACCCACCATCTTGGGCATCAGCAGCGTGACCCCCAGTACCACCAAACCTGGCACAACCACCATCATCAAGACCATCCCCATGTCAGCCATCATCACACAGGCTGGCGCCACAG GTGTGAGCAGCACTCCTGGCATCAAGTCCCCCATCACCATCATTACCACCAAGGTCATGACTTCAGGCACTGGAACTCCAGCTAAAATCATCACTGCTGTCCCCAAGATAGCCACTGGCCATGGGCAGCAAGGTGTTACCCAG GTGGTACTAAAGGGGGCCCCTGGCCAGCCAGGCACCTTCCTGCGCACGGTGCCCATGGGAGGCGTTCGCCTAGTTACCCCCGTGACTGTCTCTGCTGTCAAGCCAGCTGTTACCACACTAGTCGTGAAGGGCACTACAG GTGTCACTACTCTGGGCACAGTGACAGGCACTGTTTCCACCAGCCTGGCCGGAGCTGGGGGCCACAGCACCAGTGCCTCCCTGGCCACGCCCATCACCACCCTGGGCACCATTGCCACCCTCTCAAGCCAGGTGATCAACCCCACAGCCATCACTGTGTCGGCTGCGCAGACTACGCTTACAGCGGCTGGTGCCCTCACTACCCCCACCATTACCATGCAG CCTGTGGCCCAGCCTACCCAGGTTACTCTGATCACGGCCCCCAGTGGTGTGGAGGCCCAGCCTGTGCATGACCTCCCAGTGTCAATCCTGGCCTCACCTACCACTGAGCAGCCCACAGCCACTGTAACCATCGCCGACTCGGGCCAGGGAGACGTGCAGCCCGGCACTGTGACACTGGTGTGCTCCAACCCGCCATGTGAGACCCATGAGACTGGTACCACCAACACGGCCACCACCACGGTTGTGGCCAATCTTGGGGGGCACCCTCCGGTCCCCCAGGTGCAGTTTGTCTGTGAGCGGCAGGAAGCAGCTTCTCTGGTGACCTCAGCAGTGGCCCAGCAGAATGGCAGTGTGGTGCGTATGTGCTCCAACCCGCCATGCGAGACGCACGAGACAGGTACCACCAACACGGCCACCACAGCCACCTCCAACATGGTGGGCCAGCTCGGCTGCTCCAACCCACCATGCGAGACGCACGAGACGGGCACCACCAATACGGCCACCACTGCCACCTCCAACATGGCAGGCCAGCTCGGCTGCTCCAACCCACCATGCGAGACACACGAGACAGGCACCACCAACACAGCCACCAATGCTGTGGCCAGCATGGGTGTTGGGCGCCTGCCCTGCACGACCGCATCTGCCCCCACCATAGTGAGGGTCAGCCTGGCTGCTGGCATGCCGAAAGGGGCCCAGGCTGCTGCCTCGTGCCAAACTCGCCAGACCAGCTCCACAAGCACCACCATGACTGTCATGGTTCCTGGCGCTGCACTGCTGGGAGGCCAGCGGCCCTGTGGCCCTGTAGCCGGCCTAAGCCAGTTGGTGTCAGTGGGGCACCCAGCTGAGGTCCCTCACAACCCTTCTGCCTCCAGCCTGGGTGCCGGGGACCCCACCGGGACTGTCACAGCTCTGGAGGCACTGTTGGGACCCGTGACACAAGTGTGCTCCAACCCGCCATGCGAGACCCATGAGACAGGCACCACCAACACTGCCACTACCTCAAACGCAGGTGGTGCCCAGCGGGTCTGCTCCAACCCACCGTGTGAGACACACGAGACGGGCACCACTCATACACCCACCACTGCCACCTCCAGTGGCAGCGCAGGGCAGCCCGAGGGTGGTCAGCCACCCCCGGCCAATCGGCCATGCGAGACACACCAGACCACCTCCACTGGCACCACGATGTCAGTCAGCATGGGGGCCCTGCTGCCCGATGCTGGGCCATCACACAGGACCCTGGACCCGGGTGCCGAGGCAGCAGCTTCTGCTTCCCTGGCCCCACCAGCAGCCACAGCACTGCTGGCTTCCTTCCCCACACAGCGGGTCTGCTCCAATCCACCATGTGAGACCCACGAGACTGGTACCACGCACACAGCCACCACTGTCACCTCCAACATGAGCTCCAGTCAAG ATCCGCCACCAGCAGCCAGTGACCAGGGAGAGGTGGAGAGCACCCAGAGTGATATGGCGAGTGTCACTAGCTCCAGTGTCGTCACCACCACTGTGTCAGCGCTGACTAGGGCTGTGACCACTGTGACCCAGTCCACACCTGTCCCGGGCCCCTCCGTGCCG CCCCCCGAGGAGCTCCAGGCCTCCCCAGGGCCACGCCCGCAGCTACCACCACGGCAACTCCTGCAGTCTGCCCCTGCGGCCCTGATGGCTGAGCCTGCCGAGGTCCTGGCTGCCGCCCCACCGCCCGAGCTCCAGGGTGCTGTGGACCTCAGCAGCACAGCAGACCCACCATCAGGCCAGGAGCCAGCCAGCTCGGCCGTTGTGGCCACTGTGGTGGTCCAGCCGCCTGCCCCCACCCAGTCTGAAGTGGAGCAGTTGGCACTGCCCCAGGAGCTGATGGCCGAGGCCCAGGGGGGCACCACCACTCTCATGGTCACGGGGCTCACCCCCGAGGAGCTGGCGGTGACTGCAGCAGCCGAAGCCGCTGCCCAGGCTGCTGCCACAGAGGAGGCCCAGGCACTGGCCATCCAGGCTGTGCTCCAGGCTGCTCAGCAGGCTGTTATGG GCACCGGAGAGCCCATGGACACATCAGACGCGGCGGCGGCTGTGACACAGGCTGAGCTGGGGCACCTGGCAGGCGAGGGCCAGGAGGGCCCGGCCACCACCATCCCTATCGTGCTCACACAGCAAGAGCTAGCGGCCCtggtgcagcagcagcagctgcaggaGGCACAGGCACAGCACCACCTCCCCACTGAGGCCCTGGCCCCAGCTGACAGCCTCAATGACCCAGCAATTGAGAGCAACTGCCTGAACGAGTTGGCTGGGGCAGTGCCCAGCACAGTGGCCCTGCTGCCACCCACAGCCACCGAGA GTTTGGCCCCGTCAAACACCTTCGTGGCCCCACAGCCAGTGGTGGTGGCGAGTCCTGCCAAGTTGCAGGCGGCCGCCACCCTCACTGAAGTGGCCAATGGCATTGAGTCCTTGGGCGTG AAGCAGGACTTGCCAGCACCCCCCAGCAAAGCCCCCGTGAAGAAAGAGAACCAGTGGTTTGATGTTGGGGTCATCAAGGGCACCAACGTCATGGTGACGCATTACTTCCTGCCCCCTGATGACGCAGCCACATGTGAC GATGACTCGGGTGCAGTCCCTGACTACAGTCAGCTAAAGAAACAGGAGCTCCAGCCGGGCACAGCCTACAAGTTCCGCGTGGCAGGGATCAATGCCTGTGGCCGGGGGCCCTTCAGCGAGATCTCAGCCTTTAAGACGTGTCTGCCTGGTTTCCCAGGGGCCCCGTGTGCCATTAAAATCAGCAAA agccctgaTGGTGCGCACCTCACCTGGGAGCCACCGTCTGTGACGTCTGGCAAAATCATCGAGTACTCGGTGTACCTGGCCATCCAGAGCTCACAGGCTGGTGGGGAGGCAAAGAGCTCCACCCCTGCACAGCTGGCCTTCATGCGGGTATACTGCGGACCCAGCCCCTCGTGCCTCGTGCAGTCCTCCAGCCTGTCCAATGCGCATATTGACTACACCACCAAGCCGGCCATCATCTTCCGCATTGCCGCCCGTAACGAGAAGGGCTATGGCCCCGCCACCCAAGTCAGGTGGCTGCAAG AAACAAATAAGGACAGCTCTGGCAGCAAGCCAGCCAGCAAGCGGCCCATGGCCTCCCAAGAAAT GAAATCTGCTCCAAAGAAATCCAAGGCCGACGGGCAGTGA